The genomic window CGATAATAGAGCTCTATTGGAAGTTATTAAGAAGATATTTACGCCACTATTAATGATGAATAAATTAATTATGACGTTACAAATTTTTGAAAAAAATGAGATATTTTATTTAAACGGAAGATTAAACAGGTCAACGTTAAAATCTTTCATCTCTTATTTTGAATACAATTTATCTCGAAATAAAAATGTAATCATAAATATTGATAACGTCATTGAAATTGATAAAAGTGGTCTAGAAGCCATGCGCAATTTTGCAAAGGTTGCAATCTTAAAACAAAAAGTATTTTCTATTGTTGGAAATGGTTGTAAAGAAATCTATGACGATTTTAAACAAACCAACCTTGCAGAATTAGCGCGTTGAAAATCTAAATTATGATTGCAAAACCCATCCCCTTTAAAGATAAATTCTCTACGGAGCAACTATTTATGATGAGTGCAATGCTTGTCAATGGGGGTAATTATTTATATAATTTAGTGTTAGGCAGATTTCTAGGTCCCGAGAAATTTGCAGATGCGGCAATTCTAATCACCTTACTATTAGTGTTGTCTTTTGCTGCAATGACATTTCAATTGGTCACTGCAAAATTTTCAGTGATTTTTGAGAATTCAGTGCTTCAATCGTTTATAGCAACTATTTACAAAAGTGCTACTGTTGTTGGCGTTGTTTTAGGAATCACAATTGTTTTGGTATCCTCAGAGTTACAAGAATTTTTCAAAACAACATCATCTAGTATGTTTGTTGTTTTTGGAATTGGCATTCCTTTTTACTTCTTAATGAGTGTGAATCGGGGCGTTTTTCAAGGTCAAAAAGAATGGATTCCTTTATCTGCGACCTATCAATTAGAAATGATGAGTCGGTTAGCAATTACTTTTGGATTGCTATGCCTTTTTGAAGTGGATTCGTCACTATTAATTGCCATTGGAATTATATGCTCATTTATCGTTGGTCTACTTCCATTTGAGTTTAACCCCCCCCCCTTTTTTAATCGTATCAAATTAAAGAAATCAGAAACCAAAATGGTACGTAATTTTTTTATAATTACGGCGTTTTATGAGGTCACACTTATTGTCATTAACAACAGTGACATCTTATTAGTGAAACATTATTTCGAACCTTATGAAGCAGGCTTATATGCATCCTTAGCATTGATTGGTAGAGTCGTGTATTTTATAGCTTGGATGTTTGTCATGTTGTTATTACCAACCGTCGTGCAACTAAAAAAACAGGGCATATCTACAAGACCTATTTTATTTAAATACGTTATTTATATTATTATAATTGCAGCCTCTATTGTTTTAGCGTGCTACTTGTTTCCGAATCAAATTATCAATATCTTATTTGGAAACGAGTATGTAGGGATTGCTTCTTTATTGTGGAAGTATGCTTTCGCAACAGGTGTTTTTGCGGTCTCAAATATTTTCGCCTACTATTATTTATCTCTAGACAAGTATATTCCCGTAATCTTTTCGGGGGTTTTTGGTGTGTTACAGATAGCTTTAATCATACAATTTCATGCGTCTTTAGAGCAAATTGTTCATCTTCAAATTTTTGCGATGATTTTACTGTTAGGAGTACAGATAACCTTCTTTATTTTAAACGATATGATCTCTAAAAATAAGAGCCTGAAGAATCTTTCTCACCATTAAGCAATAGAGACACATGAATCATCTATAACTAAATCTCGACACCAAAAAAAATGAAACTAGCAATCGTCACTGCATATCCCCCAAGTAAAGTCACATTAAACGAATATGCATTTCATTTAGTAAAAAGCTTTAGACAAAACAAAAAAGTAACTGAATTAATTTTACTAACCGATGAAACTCCAGGGAAAAAAGAAATTTATTTCACAGAAGATGGATGTGAAGTTACGGTAAAAGAGTGTTGGAAATTTAATAGCTATTCGATTGTTTATAATGTGGCCAAAGCCATCCATAACACAAAACCAGACGCCGTATTATTTAACTTACAATTCATGAAGTTCGGCGATAAAAAAATTGCAGCAGCACTAGGCTTAACCCTCCCTTTAATTTGTAGAATAAAACACGTTCCAACAATCGTATTACTTCACAATATTTTAGAACAAACAGACTTAGAAAATGCTGGTTTTGCCTCAAACAAACTTTTGCAAATAGTCTATACGTTTATAGGAACGTGTTTAACAAAACTAATTTTAAAAGCCGATCTCGTTGTGGTTACTATGGAGAAGTACGCGGCCAATTTAAAAGAAAAATATAAAGTAACTAATGTAAAAATGATCCCTCATGGTACCTTTGAAACTCCAAGGAAACCATCACATAAACTTCAAAATGGCACTCTAAAAGTAATGACTTTTGGGAAATTCGGAACCTACAAAAAAGTGGAATCACTGATTGAAGCTGTGGAAAAGGTTAGAGACTATTCTGGATTGGATTTAGAAGTTGTAATTGCGGGTACAGACAACCCAAATGTGGTGGGCTATTTGGCTAACGTAAAAGAAAAATACAAACATATCTCTCAAATCACTTTTACGGGCTATGTGGAGGAAAACCAAGTAGAAAGATTATTTAATGAAAGTGCAGTCGTAGTGTTTCCCTATACCTCTACCTCCGGAAGTTCGGGTGTTTTACACCAAGCTGGAAGTTATGGCAAAGCTGTAATCATGCCCAATTTGGGTGATTTAGCAACTCTAATCGAAGAGGAGGGTTACAGAGGTGAATTTTTTAAACCAGAAAGTGTAGATAGTTTAGCAACTGCAATTGAAACCGTTGTAACAAATGATGCGTACAGAGTCGCGTTGGGGAATGCAAACTACAAGGCCGCTACGGCGTTTCCAATGGAAAGAATTACGAATCTTTATATAAATGAATTTCAAACTATCATCGATGAAAAACACATTTCATAACCCTTCCTTTATTTAGAAATATACTCGAAAGCAGGTTTTTTAACTCCTTTGCTATTGATAAACCCAAACTCTTTTTGGGGGTTGACTCGCCACGGGAGCACCCCAACAACTTCTTTTGGGATTGTATCAAAATCATACAAGGTCCAAGACATAAAAGAGAGGTTCTTTTTTGTAAGGATTTTTTGCATTTCTTTATAATAGCCTGCTTGAATTTTTTCAGAATTACCGAAAGGTTTCCATGCACCGCTATAAGAAGAAACCCCAAACTCCCCTAAAACAATAGGTTTGTTGGGAATTAATTTTTTTAAAAATTCGTATTTTTCTTCAAACTCATGGACATCCTCATAATAATGAAAGGACACAAAATCTAAGTTATCTTTTAAAATTTCTGCACTCTTAATATTAGACCACCCAATTGTAACTGCATGGTTTTTATCAATAGATTTTATAAGAATAATAAGATGTTCTAACCAAGAAATAACCAGTTCCTTCCCTCTAGACTCAAAGTCTAAATTGGGTTCGTTTTTAACGTCCCAAGCGAGGATGGCCTTGTGATCTTTAAATTTGGATACAATAATTTCTGCGTGTCTGTGATTTAAAGTCCAATCTAAAACATCATAATCTCCATAAAAATCAAACAAGGTGACGACAACTTTTAAGTTGCTTTTTTCAGCAGCATCTAAGACTTGTTTTAGTTTGTTCAACTTTGGCTCTTTGACCTTCGCTTTTCCAAAATCTTTATAAGGAACAAAGATTCTAATCGTGTTTAGGCCCGCTTTCATAATAATTTCAAAATCTTTCTCGATGATAGTAAGATCGAAATTTTCACCAAACATATCCCAAGGAGTGGCTTGTGGATAGTAATTAATCCCTTTAATGTTCGAGGAACCTAAAAGAGATGGAAGAGTCGTTTTATCAAATTCCGAGGTACGTTCTTTTACCAAATGTCTGATCCGCCAAAAACCGTCCTCTAACAAAAAGAGGCCTTTATAGTCAGATGTTTCTGTAGTTTCAATGACGAATGCATTGTCTTTAATAAACTTCTTGTATTCAATAACATTTTTGTCTTCCAAAACAAGCAACTGTCCATCTTCACTAAAAAATAATATATCTGGATTGTGTGCTAAGGTGGTACTCTCTATCGCTATGTTTTCCTCTTTATTATGTTCTATAAAATTGAATAGATTTTTTCTAGCACTTTTGGTATAAAAATCATCAATCCCATTTTTTAAATTGGTTTTGTTGGCAATATGTTTTACATACCATGCATCTAAATAATCATTTTCAATGCTGCTTAATGTTTGTGGATCCATATATCGACCTTCATTACCGTCATCTTTCCAACTGATTTTTGGTGTATATTGATCTATTTTTTTTACTTCTGTATGCAACATTGAACTTCGATCTGCACCCGTATTAAAGTAACTAAACAGAGAGCTTATTAAGAAAATTAATATAGAAATTATCACAAGATATGAGATAATTAACACACTTCTCAAAATAATTTTGTTTGTATTTACCATAGTTTTTTAGTTTTAAATGTTTGTGTAATTCCTGCCGCTGTAACTTCTAAATTGTAGTTGCCATTTTCATAAATATTAGGGTCTAAATCAAAAGTTACAAACCCATCATTTGTCGTTTTAAAAATGTTATTTACAAACGCCCCTTCTTTATAGATTGATAACGTAACGCGCAGGCCGTCAGGAATCCTTTGATTCATAAAACTTTTTAAGGGACCTACCTTTAGTACTCTATTTGTGTCTGAAAAATGCACGTCAAATGTTTCGATTACTTTTGTGTAACTAATTTCCAGGGGATTGCTTTCAGAGATGCCCGCTATATAGGCTTTGATTCTCCAATTTTCTTGATGATCTGGGTGAATCATTTTTGCGTTTGCAATACCGTTTATGGTAGTTCCAGATGTTTTTAGAATATTTCCTTTTTTGTTTGTGATAAAAAAGGTGACAAAAGTCCCATCGCTTACAATATTATTATTCTTGTCTTTTATAATTGAGGTAGTAAACGTTGTGATTTGATTTCCATCTGCATACGCGTGGTTACGTTTTGAAAAAATATCAAAATTTGTGCCAATTGCGGGCATTATATTTACGTCGTATTCTTTTGAATTTAATCCTAAAGATTCCGCAGAAAGGATCATTCTTCCACTTTTTAGGGGAGAAAAAATAGTTTGGTATGCTATTAAATTGTTGGTAAAAATGTTGGTTTCTTTTTCTGATGTCATAAATTGATGTTTGATACCAACTTTTGTGTATTGTTTTAGAGGGTTGTCAAAATCATCTGTAGGAATCACAACGAGCATCGTAAAATCGGTTCCACCAGCTTCAATACTCGGAGGCCCAATATAGGATTCTAATAAAACTGGTTTCGCTTTGGGTACAATTTTAAATTTACCAGAAATTGATTCTTTTAAACCTACAATTTTCCACCCCACAACACCTGTTTTATCACTAATATATTTTGGAATTTTGAAAACTAACGTGTCCTTATTAATTTCAGAATTAAGCAATGTACTTCCATAGCTATTTGTACAATACAATTGATACTTTCTAGCATTGCGAGTCTTAAATTCCAACAGGATTGTACTTCCAGCCACAAATTGTTTTTCTTGAGTTAAAAGTGCCAACGCATTTTGAGCGTTCATAGAATGCATTGCTAACAAGTAAATAAGAAGAAAAAAGTTGTTTTTTATATTCATTATTTTGGGTTTCCTATATAACTATTCATTTCAATTTTTACAAAAGAATAAAGTGGGTGCGCTATTTTCTGTAATTCAGTATTTGTGTGATTTGCTATTCTGTTAGGGACTATTTTATTAGAAATAGCGGCATTTGGCAACCCATTCACATAACAATTACTCATGTCTTCATTTACAATCGTGAGTTGTTTATGAGTTGTGAAATTATATTCAAAATAGTGTTTGCGCTGTTGTCTTATTCCGTGTTCTAAAAACAGATGGTCCACCCAAACCATTTTTTTGTTTTGGTCATAATAAGTAATCAGTAATTGTGGAACTGTAATTTCGTGTAAGCCACTATTAAAAAGCGTTCCTTTAATCGTTTCAGGATGGACTTTAACATCACTTAAAACACTGTATTTATATAAATCAGAATTGGACACATTCCCTGCGGCTTGTAAATTAAATTTAGTGGGGTGTTCTTCAAATTCTACAGGCGTGAATTCTTCAGGGTTGAATGTTTTAGGGATAGAATCTTTTGTTTTGGACCATGCAATTCCTTCAAAATTAATTCTAAAAGAGCTGACTTCTTTAGGCATTAATTTATGTTTTACATGAAACTTGGCATTATAGGTTGCTAACTCTTTGTTTTGGTCATTGTAAAGGGTCCCTTTTAGAACAACATCTGCTGGTACATTGTCTATGTTTTGCACCTCCCCAATAATGGCATAATGGGAATTAAACTTTACTAGTTTTGCTGAAATAATCTCTAATACGGGTTGCTTCAAAACATCTTCGTGATGTGTTTGTTCTGTGGTAATTCTTCTTCTTCCTTGATTAAAATAACCTGTTACATTATGAGAATACAATTGATCTGGTGGTAAATCAGAATCGACCTTGTCTAGTTTTAAAAACCATTTACGGTTTCTCTTTACAATAGTTTTAAAATCGGTTTTACTAATTTTCTCCAAAGGAGTAATCCAATTTGTATGCACTTTTAAAGTCACTAAACTATCCGTTTCTGTAATGGTTTCTGTGCGAATGGCATCTAACTTTGCATACGAGCTCAACAAGCCATCCGTCACAGAAACTTCGAGCATAAATTGAGAAATAGAGATCTTACTTTCCGGGTCTAT from Formosa sp. Hel1_33_131 includes these protein-coding regions:
- a CDS encoding anti-sigma factor antagonist; the encoded protein is MTLQIFEKNEIFYLNGRLNRSTLKSFISYFEYNLSRNKNVIINIDNVIEIDKSGLEAMRNFAKVAILKQKVFSIVGNGCKEIYDDFKQTNLAELAR
- a CDS encoding sugar isomerase — its product is MIAKPIPFKDKFSTEQLFMMSAMLVNGGNYLYNLVLGRFLGPEKFADAAILITLLLVLSFAAMTFQLVTAKFSVIFENSVLQSFIATIYKSATVVGVVLGITIVLVSSELQEFFKTTSSSMFVVFGIGIPFYFLMSVNRGVFQGQKEWIPLSATYQLEMMSRLAITFGLLCLFEVDSSLLIAIGIICSFIVGLLPFEFNPPPFFNRIKLKKSETKMVRNFFIITAFYEVTLIVINNSDILLVKHYFEPYEAGLYASLALIGRVVYFIAWMFVMLLLPTVVQLKKQGISTRPILFKYVIYIIIIAASIVLACYLFPNQIINILFGNEYVGIASLLWKYAFATGVFAVSNIFAYYYLSLDKYIPVIFSGVFGVLQIALIIQFHASLEQIVHLQIFAMILLLGVQITFFILNDMISKNKSLKNLSHH
- a CDS encoding glycosyltransferase encodes the protein MKLAIVTAYPPSKVTLNEYAFHLVKSFRQNKKVTELILLTDETPGKKEIYFTEDGCEVTVKECWKFNSYSIVYNVAKAIHNTKPDAVLFNLQFMKFGDKKIAAALGLTLPLICRIKHVPTIVLLHNILEQTDLENAGFASNKLLQIVYTFIGTCLTKLILKADLVVVTMEKYAANLKEKYKVTNVKMIPHGTFETPRKPSHKLQNGTLKVMTFGKFGTYKKVESLIEAVEKVRDYSGLDLEVVIAGTDNPNVVGYLANVKEKYKHISQITFTGYVEENQVERLFNESAVVVFPYTSTSGSSGVLHQAGSYGKAVIMPNLGDLATLIEEEGYRGEFFKPESVDSLATAIETVVTNDAYRVALGNANYKAATAFPMERITNLYINEFQTIIDEKHIS
- a CDS encoding cellulase family glycosylhydrolase, which encodes MVNTNKIILRSVLIISYLVIISILIFLISSLFSYFNTGADRSSMLHTEVKKIDQYTPKISWKDDGNEGRYMDPQTLSSIENDYLDAWYVKHIANKTNLKNGIDDFYTKSARKNLFNFIEHNKEENIAIESTTLAHNPDILFFSEDGQLLVLEDKNVIEYKKFIKDNAFVIETTETSDYKGLFLLEDGFWRIRHLVKERTSEFDKTTLPSLLGSSNIKGINYYPQATPWDMFGENFDLTIIEKDFEIIMKAGLNTIRIFVPYKDFGKAKVKEPKLNKLKQVLDAAEKSNLKVVVTLFDFYGDYDVLDWTLNHRHAEIIVSKFKDHKAILAWDVKNEPNLDFESRGKELVISWLEHLIILIKSIDKNHAVTIGWSNIKSAEILKDNLDFVSFHYYEDVHEFEEKYEFLKKLIPNKPIVLGEFGVSSYSGAWKPFGNSEKIQAGYYKEMQKILTKKNLSFMSWTLYDFDTIPKEVVGVLPWRVNPQKEFGFINSKGVKKPAFEYISK